Within Gammaproteobacteria bacterium, the genomic segment ACAATGACTTAGGTGTCGATTCGGGATCGGTAAGTGTCTATGAATATAACGGCATGACCGGAAGTTGGGAATTCTATCAAAAACTTTCGGCATCCGATGGAACATCTGGTGATAATTTTGGAGTTTCTGTTTCAAACTCAAACGGAAGAATTGTTGTTGGAGCTTATCAGAATGATGAGTCAGGCATTGCAAACAATCTTGGTGCGGCTTACATGTATGATTTTAACGGCGTAGATGCGTACATGGAAAGCCAAAGATTCATACCAAGCGATGGTGGTAATTATAACAAAGCCTTCGGTATTGCTGTCGCATTAGACAGAGATACCATGATGCCTGAGAAATCATTGATTGGAGCCTATGGTGATGATGAAATGGCTGAATATGCCGGATCAGCTTATATGTACAATTATGACGGTATGTCCTGGGTTGAAGATCAAAAAATGATAGCTGGTGATAGCGTGTTAAATGATAAATTTGGATCCGTTGTCAGCATTTCAGGAGAGACTGCTGTTGTGGGTGCGTACAGCGATCAGGATTTGGGTGTTGATGCCGGAGCTGTTTATGTATTTGATTATGTCAGCAGCAATTGGGTACTGAGTCAAAAAATATTTGGAGATGACACAGCAGCAGGTGATTTCTTCGGCTATTCTGTCAGCATAGAAAATGACAGACTGGTTATTGGAGCACAAGGGGATAGTGATAACGGAACCTTTTCTGGCTCAGTTTATGTTTTTGAGCGAAATGGTGGTTTCAATTGGACTCAAACGGATAAACTATTAGCCAGTGATGCTGCTGCCAGTGATGCTTTTGGTAGCGATGTGAGTTTATCCGGTGACAGAATATTGGTTGGTGCTCGTTTTGATAACAACTCTGTTGGTGGAACAGGTGCGGGTTCAGCCTATGTGTTTGATTATGATTCTGTCAATGACATTTGGGATGAGTCAGAAAAATTAATTGCTATGGATAGTGATGCAAATGATAATTTTGCACTCAGCGTTTCTCTGGATGGAGATAATGCAATAATCGGTGCATGGGCGGACGATGACAGAGGTGATAAGTCCGGCTCTGCATATATATTTAATTTTGATGGCATGAACTGGAATCAATTACCTAAACTATCACCTATTGAGACAGATGCCGGGGATTATTTTGGATTTAACGTCAGTATTGAAGGCAACTGGGTAGTCGTTGGAGCCCCAAATGAAGACGATGGAAATGGTCAGCAAATCGGAGCAGCCTATCTGTTTAATTTTAATGGTACAAATTGGGTGCAAACACAAAGATTGACAGGAGGTGTTGGGGCGATACATTTTGATAACTTCGGCAAATCAACAGCGATTTCGGGAAATAGAATTCTAATTTCCTCTTATACAGACGATGATGTCGGGAATAATTCCGGATCAGTTTATGAATTTAAATTTAACGGTGTGAACTGGTTCGAAAACCAAAAACTCACAGCAAATGACGGAGCGGACGATGATTATTTTGGTTATGATGTTGATATTTCCGGTAACCGAGCTTTAGTTGGAGCACTTGGCGATGATAACAATTGGATTGATGATGGAGCAGTCTATATTCTGAATGTTGCAGACAGATACGATTTATATGTTGATGTGACAGGGCTGGCTGCCGGGAATACTGTTTCTTTTTCAAATGGAAATGACTCGATAACCTTTAATTCAGACGGGCAGCAAATTATATCCAACTTAGCTGACACATCGACCTATGATGTATCAGTCACTCAACAACCCAGTTTTCCGGATCAAGTTTGTACTTTTGATAATCCAAATACAGGCACAATTTCAGGGGGTGATGTCATTATTGATGTAACATGCACAACAATTCAATTTGATTTGAGTGTTCGTGTTTATGGAATTGCACCCGGGAACAGTATCGAAGTCACCAATAATCTGGGTGATAACTTAGTTCTAGACACTCATGGAGAAATTAAAACATTTCCGACACAGGTTGATCATCGCGACACATTTACTATTGATTTGGTTTCACCACAACCGACCACGCCAAACCAAACTTGTACGACAACTTCATCTGGTATAATGACAGGAGACGTCTTGAGAAGTTTTGTTTGCACAACCAATCAATATTCAATCGGTGTTAATGTCACTGGACTCATTTCCGGGAGTGAAATTGTTTTACAAAATAATGGTGGAGATGACTTGAGTGTAACTGACAATGGAAGCTATAACTTTGCAACAGCACTGGATGATGAGTCCAACTATAATGTTACTATTCTTTCTCAACCGAGTTCGCCCATTCAGGAATGTTTTGTCAATCTCGGAGTTGGACAACTGCAAGGCTCTGATGCAGAGATTGAGGTGACGTGTAATCCATCGACAGATTTAATCTTTGAAAATGGCTTTGATTAGCAAAATAGTAGAAGTTGAAAAAGTCTTGGTTTGCAATTAACTTACTGAAAATAAAACAAACATTCATTGTTGGGCAATGCTGGTGATTGCCCGAATTTTGCTTTTTTAAATTAAAAAATGTTATAATCCGCCACTTTGTCAAATTTGGCAAAGAAATAAATTCGAATTATTATAACATTTTGGAGATTTTAACGTGATAATTCCTGCGCGTGGCCGTTCATTAATTTCTGTGTATTCAGTTTCTGACTCGTATGATAGTCACAGAATCCGTTTTTTATTAAAAACTAAAAATATCAGTAGTGTTGACATTATTGAAGTTGATCCCCTTGATCCCCCTGAAGATTTAATTCATATCAATCCTTATCACTCAACTCCAACGATAGTTGACAGAGATTTGGCGTTATATGGCACAACAGTTATTACTGAGTATTTGGATGAACGTTATCCGCATCCCCCTTTGATGCCACCGGACCCTGTTACTAGAGCGAAGCTGAGATTATACACATACCGCATTGAAAAAGATTGGTTAACCTATATTCCAAGATTGGAAAGTGGTTCCCCTGACGAAAAACAAAAAGCGATTGATGAATTAACTGCTAAATTGAATGCCTCCGTTGATTTGTTTTCCCAATCAAAATTTTTCCTGAGTGATGATATGACGCTAGTTGATACTTGCCTTGCACCATTTTTGTGGCGTTTGGAATATTATGGTGTCGATTGGGAAGATTTACCAAAACCCATCCGAACTTATGCTCATATGATTTTCCGAAAAGAAGCATTTAAACAGAGTGTTTCAGAACAAGAACGTGAAATGCGTTTTGATTTCTAAAGCTGTGAGCTGATGAATTCTTCAAAACCATACATTCTTAGAGCATTGCACGAATGGATTAGTGATAATGAGTGCACACCTTTAATTTTGGTGAATGCTAAGGGCGAAGATGTGATGATTCCATCAGGGATTGATGAGGATGGAAAAGTCGTATTAAATGTATCCTACGGTGCGACCAATAATCTTGAGCTTGCTAACGAAGGTGTTTTGTTTGATGCCCGATTCTCGGGTGTGAGTCACAATCTGTTCATTCCTATGAATAGTGTTTTGGCAATTTATGCGCGTGAAAACGGACAAGGAATGATGTTTGGTGAAGATGATGACAACACCCCTGAACCTCCTAAACCTGATACAACATCTAAGGAAAAGAAATCTCCAAATGACAAAGGCTTTCTCAAAGTGGTAAAATAATTGCCATGAGTGAAAAAAAATATCACAGCTTTAAGGAATTTTACCCGTTTTACTTGGGAGAACACAGCAATAAAACATGTCGTTTGCTCCATGTTATTGGTTCTACTTTGGTCGTTGCATTAATTGTTTATGTCATATTCAGCAAGCAGTATCTATTGTTACTGCTTGCTCCTGTTATTGGATATGGTTTTGCTTGGGTAGGACATTTCTTCTTTGAAAAAAATGTTCCGGCAACCTTCACTTATCCGTTATACAGTTTCATTGGTGACTGGGTGATGTTTTGGCAAGTAATAACCCGAAAGATTAAACTGTAGCATTATCATTCAAGTTCTCAGTATTTTTCTTCGGCAGAAATCTTAGCCAAAGCAACCAAACAATCAAAGCATCCAGAATAATCAAAGCCTGCCAAAGATACAAATGAAACCAGTCAAACCAGGTTTTATCCCATGCTAACAAATAAAAAAGTGAAATAATTCGGATAACATTGACAAACTGTATCGCAAAAAAGCCGAGAACAAATCCTATCAGTTTGTGCTTAAAACTGGAAGGGAAAGCAAATATTGCTGCAAAGAGAACAATCACGGCCTCTACTCCATTACAACCGGCTGCGATTCTGACAGCATGAGAACTATTTTCTCTATTCATGATTACATCTGCATTGGAAACGACATTTGAGTCAAAGAATTGCATGATGACTGCACTAAATGTGGCTAAAAAGCCGGTAAAGGGCAAAATGACAGCTTGTCTGATGGGTTCCATTAACTCCAGTGAAAACATCACCAGAACTAAAACTATAAATATTATTGTGAATCGTAGCATTTTTGTTCTAATTTTGTAGCAAGTGTATTCTATAGAAAAACGGAGAATTTGTTAATAAAACCGTAAAAGTTAACCGGAATTTAAAAATTTAACAAAACCCTTAACAAATCTTAACGAAACCATAACATAAATGTTAGTACAATGACACCCAGAGTTAAGTTAGATAAGGGTGCATTGCGACCTACTTCAGGATTACGAGAAACAGCATCTACTTTTAGCCCAAGATTTGTGAGAACTTATCTTGGGTTTTTTTTGCCTCGAGTAAATGGACGATGTAAGAGACCGTTGGTTTACAATTTAGAGAAATCAAACTTAATTTTGACTACTTTAAACAAAACCCCTTTGGAGAAATAATGAAAATTTTAGTAATTGAAGACAATACCGACATCGCTGCCAATATCGTAGATTATTTTGAAGACAAAGGTCATATTTTAGATTATGCGGCAGATGGAATCACCGGTTTACATTTTGCAGTCACTCATGATTTCGATGTTATTATTTTGGATTTAATGTTACCAGGTATGGATGGACTGGAAATTTGCAAAAAATTACGCCATGATACCGATAAAAACACTCCGGTGCTTATGCTCACAGCCAGAGACACACTCGAACAAAAACTTCAGGGGTTTGACTCAGGAGCCGATGATTACATGGTTAAACCTTTTGCGTTGCAAGAACTTGAAGCAAGAGTTACGGTTCTTGCCAATCGCAGGAATAACAACTCTAAAAAAGTATTACAGGTGGGCGATTTGGAATATGATACAAATACTTTTATTGTTAAGAGAGCAGGAAACCCTATTGAAATGAATCCGACCGGGTTGAAGCTATTGAAACATTTAATGGAAGCATCACCGTGGGTTGTTCCACGTCACGAGCTTGAACTAAAAGTTTGGGGTGAAGAAATGCCTGATAGTGATTCGCTCAGAGTTCATATTCATGGACTTAGAGCGATAATAGACAAACCTTTTGAAAAACCATTGATACACACACGTCACG encodes:
- a CDS encoding glutathione S-transferase N-terminal domain-containing protein yields the protein MIIPARGRSLISVYSVSDSYDSHRIRFLLKTKNISSVDIIEVDPLDPPEDLIHINPYHSTPTIVDRDLALYGTTVITEYLDERYPHPPLMPPDPVTRAKLRLYTYRIEKDWLTYIPRLESGSPDEKQKAIDELTAKLNASVDLFSQSKFFLSDDMTLVDTCLAPFLWRLEYYGVDWEDLPKPIRTYAHMIFRKEAFKQSVSEQEREMRFDF
- the xrtH gene encoding exosortase H, whose translation is MLRFTIIFIVLVLVMFSLELMEPIRQAVILPFTGFLATFSAVIMQFFDSNVVSNADVIMNRENSSHAVRIAAGCNGVEAVIVLFAAIFAFPSSFKHKLIGFVLGFFAIQFVNVIRIISLFYLLAWDKTWFDWFHLYLWQALIILDALIVWLLWLRFLPKKNTENLNDNATV
- a CDS encoding response regulator transcription factor: MKILVIEDNTDIAANIVDYFEDKGHILDYAADGITGLHFAVTHDFDVIILDLMLPGMDGLEICKKLRHDTDKNTPVLMLTARDTLEQKLQGFDSGADDYMVKPFALQELEARVTVLANRRNNNSKKVLQVGDLEYDTNTFIVKRAGNPIEMNPTGLKLLKHLMEASPWVVPRHELELKVWGEEMPDSDSLRVHIHGLRAIIDKPFEKPLIHTRHGIGYRIADLDEVSK
- a CDS encoding DUF962 domain-containing protein, which codes for MSEKKYHSFKEFYPFYLGEHSNKTCRLLHVIGSTLVVALIVYVIFSKQYLLLLLAPVIGYGFAWVGHFFFEKNVPATFTYPLYSFIGDWVMFWQVITRKIKL
- a CDS encoding FG-GAP repeat protein translates to MEKSNKTHLWSVFTLFILLVAKTSYVLSNVEIPSNTPEIKSIVEEAKLVVSEVFAGDYFGGVVSMSGDYAVIGVSRDGYMGSSSGSAYIYHFDGNDWIQTQRLFASDSGSGHRFGTSVSISSTRVVIGAPGAGSNGQVYVFDFDGNNWIESQILTPTGHSGFSKGFGNSVSLSSNRILIGSSNDTEIGPLSGAAYVFEYVGGNWTQTQKITVPGIYDFANFGSSVSLYGYTAIVGAFTDENSGITSGSVYVFNLNLGSNTWDFAQKIYDPTGENNDNFGFSVSLYNTQFVVGTWRDNDLGVDSGSVSVYEYNGMTGSWEFYQKLSASDGTSGDNFGVSVSNSNGRIVVGAYQNDESGIANNLGAAYMYDFNGVDAYMESQRFIPSDGGNYNKAFGIAVALDRDTMMPEKSLIGAYGDDEMAEYAGSAYMYNYDGMSWVEDQKMIAGDSVLNDKFGSVVSISGETAVVGAYSDQDLGVDAGAVYVFDYVSSNWVLSQKIFGDDTAAGDFFGYSVSIENDRLVIGAQGDSDNGTFSGSVYVFERNGGFNWTQTDKLLASDAAASDAFGSDVSLSGDRILVGARFDNNSVGGTGAGSAYVFDYDSVNDIWDESEKLIAMDSDANDNFALSVSLDGDNAIIGAWADDDRGDKSGSAYIFNFDGMNWNQLPKLSPIETDAGDYFGFNVSIEGNWVVVGAPNEDDGNGQQIGAAYLFNFNGTNWVQTQRLTGGVGAIHFDNFGKSTAISGNRILISSYTDDDVGNNSGSVYEFKFNGVNWFENQKLTANDGADDDYFGYDVDISGNRALVGALGDDNNWIDDGAVYILNVADRYDLYVDVTGLAAGNTVSFSNGNDSITFNSDGQQIISNLADTSTYDVSVTQQPSFPDQVCTFDNPNTGTISGGDVIIDVTCTTIQFDLSVRVYGIAPGNSIEVTNNLGDNLVLDTHGEIKTFPTQVDHRDTFTIDLVSPQPTTPNQTCTTTSSGIMTGDVLRSFVCTTNQYSIGVNVTGLISGSEIVLQNNGGDDLSVTDNGSYNFATALDDESNYNVTILSQPSSPIQECFVNLGVGQLQGSDAEIEVTCNPSTDLIFENGFD
- a CDS encoding ClpXP protease specificity-enhancing factor, coding for MNSSKPYILRALHEWISDNECTPLILVNAKGEDVMIPSGIDEDGKVVLNVSYGATNNLELANEGVLFDARFSGVSHNLFIPMNSVLAIYARENGQGMMFGEDDDNTPEPPKPDTTSKEKKSPNDKGFLKVVK